Proteins encoded in a region of the Raphanus sativus cultivar WK10039 chromosome 8, ASM80110v3, whole genome shotgun sequence genome:
- the LOC108818648 gene encoding uncharacterized protein LOC108818648 isoform X2: protein MPRVITNETYGCPPIRALTFDSLGLIKVTEARGKERGTPTVVNTWGEANASRCVLASSMDDRLTNPLLAVARKDGNVEVLNPCNGDLHFAYSVFGDDGSSSTEDDDEVSGLHLFRKQKDDQAAERLLTCTKKGDVSLRTVKFRDARSDDSTDEAAPNTWKACGSGEVLVGKVDGSENFGLFGGKRVEVSIWDLEQCAKIWSAKSPPKDNLGIFTPTWFTCAAFLSNEDHRKFVTGTKSHQVRLYDVSAQRRPVLSFDFLETAITAVSEDPDGHTVYVGNASADLAAFDIRTGKLLGNFLGKCSGSIRSVVRHPHHQVIASCGLDRYLRVYDVKTRQLISAVFLKQHLTGLVFDSGFSGEEIAVANTVVEAETEEGMTIQEDDEEDNEDKTEEAPVKKKKPKKEKRSRDKVSEKGEEIDEVRSKKTRDHKKKTKKVKHTRED, encoded by the exons ATGCCTCGAGTCATCACCAACGAGACCTACGGTTGCCCTCCGATCCGAGCTTTAACCTTTGACTCTCTCGGCTTAATCAAAG TGACTGAAGCTCGAGGCAAAGAGAGAGGAACTCCAACTGTAGTCAACACATGGGGGGAGGCGAACGCATCCAGATGCGTTCTCGCCTCTTCCATGGATGATAGGCTTACTAACCCG CTTCTGGCTGTGGCAAGAAAAGACGGCAAC GTTGAGGTTCTTAATCCTTGTAATGGTGATCTTCACTTTGCATACTCTGTATTTGGTGATGACGGTTCTTCTTCAACTGAGGATGATGACGAAGTCTCTGGTTTGCACTTattcagaaaacaaaaagatgatCAGGCAGCAGAAAG ATTGCTTACATGCACGAAGAAGGGAGATGTGAGCCTCAGAACAGTTAAGTTTCGCGATGCACGTAGTGATGATTCTACGGATGAAGCTGCTCCCAATACTTGGAAAGCATGTGGTTCTGGTGAAGTGTTGGTTGGTAAAGTTGATGGGAGCGAGAACTTCGGCTTGTTTGGAGG GAAACGTGTTGAAGTCAGTATATGGGATCTTGAACAATGTGCTAAGATCTGGAGCGCCAAATCT CCTCCAAAAGACAATCTCGGGATCTTCACACCAACCTGGTTCACTTGTGCTGCCTTCTTGAGCAACGAAGACCATCGTAAATTTGTCACTGGAACAAAGTCTCACCAG GTTCGTCTTTACGATGTTTCTGCTCAGCGTAGACCGGTCCTGTCCTTTGATTTTCTTGAGACGGCTATTACAGCAGTCTCTGAAGATCCGGATGGTCATACTGTTTATGTCGGGAATGCTTCTGCTGACCTCGCTGCCTTTGATATACGAACAG GAAAGCTGTTGGGAAACTTTTTAGGGAAGTGTTCTGGAAGCATAAGATCTGTGGTTAGACATCCACATCATCAAGTGATAGCTTCTTGCG GGTTGGATCGATATTTACGAGTCTATGACGTGAAGACACGCCAGCTCATCTCTGCG GTTTTCTTGAAGCAGCATCTTACAGGTCTTGTATTCGACTCAGGCTTTAGTGGTGAAG AGATAGCTGTAGCAAACACAGTGGTTGAGGCTGAAACAGAGGAGGGAATGACGATCcaggaagatgatgaagaagataatgaagatAAAACAGAGGAGGCTCCTGTGAAGAAAAAGAagccaaagaaagaaaaacgaAGTAGAGATAAAGTCTCAGAGAAGGGTGAAGAGATAGACGAGGTAAGAAGCAAGAAGACACGAGACCACAAGAAGAAAACCAAGAAAGTAAAACACACTCGAGAAGactaa
- the LOC108819201 gene encoding protein GRAVITROPIC IN THE LIGHT 1, which translates to METLKKNPSVRRKGKLARTFQKVCSLRTTSTKVSSNNGIGGICMLKSHNNPNFDDEDDSDSVFDLKSTSSSSSRSGELRIRERRRAVYEAVVAKIFASTTSIKAAYAELQMAQRPYDNAAIQAADTAVVEELRALSELKRSFLRKELRNISPQVAVMLAEIQEQQSLMRTYEITIKKLESESSEKQSRIDSLKKDLEEVSTVNRTIEKKLTASGSLSPLDNVVFSNLNLGGYAQVLGFTLRSVRSFVKAMVKEMESASWDLDAAASAAIRNASTVFPRPSHRCFAFESFVCCKMMESFESPYFSLPNVDEKPSRERFFDLRSVDPVRYLTRNPGSSFARFVLHKYLNVVHAKMECSFFGNLNQRKLVNSGGFPDSGFFAAFCEMAKRIWLLHCLAFCISENVTVFQIKKGCRFSQVYMESVRSGDESLFSSDDNADIRVGFTVVPGFKIGDNVIQSQVYLSPVTGFSTS; encoded by the coding sequence ATGGAAACACTGAAGAAGAACCCCTCCGTGAGAAGAAAAGGCAAGCTAGCGAGAACATTCCAGAAGGTATGCAGCCTGAGAACAACCTCCACGAAGGTCTCCTCCAACAACGGAATCGGCGGCATCTGTATGCTCAAGTCACACAACAACCCAAACTTCGACGACGAGGACGACTCCGACTCCGTCTTCGATCTGAAGAgcacctcgagcagcagcagcCGGAGCGGCGAGCTCAGGATACGGGAGCGGCGGAGAGCCGTTTACGAGGCGGTGGTCGCCAAGATCTTCGCCAGCACGACCTCGATCAAAGCCGCGTACGCCGAGCTCCAGATGGCGCAGCGCCCCTACGACAACGCCGCGATACAGGCGGCGGACACGGCGGTGGTGGAGGAGCTCCGGGCGCTGTCGGAGCTGAAACGGAGTTTCCTGAGGAAGGAGCTGAGGAACATCTCCCCTCAGGTGGCGGTTATGCTCGCCGAGATCCAGGAGCAGCAGAGCCTGATGAGGACGTACGAGATCACGATCAAGAAGCTCGAGTCCGAATCCTCCGAGAAGCAGTCGAGGATCGATTCTCTGAAGAAGGATCTCGAGGAAGTTTCAACGGTTAACAGAACGATCGAGAAGAAACTAACGGCGAGTGGTTCCCTCTCTCCGTTAGATAACGTCGTGTTCTCGAATTTGAATTTGGGCGGTTACGCTCAGGTTCTAGGGTTTACGTTGAGATCGGTACGGAGCTTCGTTAAAGCTATGGTGAAGGAGATGGAGTCGGCGAGCTGGGATCTCGACGCCGCCGCTTCCGCCGCGATCCGGAACGCGTCAACCGTCTTCCCCCGCCCGAGCCACCGCTGCTTCGCGTTCGAATCCTTCGTGTGCTGTAAAATGATGGAGAGTTTCGAATCTCCTTATTTTTCGTTACCTAACGTCGACGAGAAACCGAGCCGGGAGCGGTTTTTCGACCTGAGATCCGTCGACCCGGTTCGGTACTTGACCCGAAACCCGGGCTCGTCCTTCGCGAGGTTTGTGCTCCACAAGTACTTGAACGTTGTGCACGCGAAGATGGAGTGTTCCTTCTTCGGGAACTTGAACCAGAGGAAGCTGGTTAACTCGGGCGGGTTTCCGGATTCCGGTTTCTTCGCTGCGTTCTGCGAGATGGCGAAACGGATCTGGCTTCTGCACTGCCTGGCGTTTTGCATCAGCGAAAACGTCACGGTGTTTCAGATTAAAAAAGGATGTAGATTCTCTCAGGTGTACATGGAGAGCGTGAGATCAGGCGACGAGTCTCTCTTCTCCTCCGATGATAACGCAGATATCCGGGTCGGGTTCACGGTTGTTCCCGGGTTTAAAATCGGTGATAACGTGATACAGAGCCAGGTTTACTTATCTCCGGTGACCGGTTTTTCTACTTCATAA
- the LOC108822532 gene encoding LOW QUALITY PROTEIN: U-box domain-containing protein 17-like (The sequence of the model RefSeq protein was modified relative to this genomic sequence to represent the inferred CDS: deleted 2 bases in 1 codon): protein MATAAIFSSLRRRRSPSLEAFLSPVDLSGLPLVQTLAAISTEIISSFSSTRFSFQRRNARSLIRKIEIFLVLFESLTDSRWGSTPSSSSSSTALLCLKELYLLLYRSKILLDYVAHSSKLWLILQTQSISGYFHDLNQEISTLLDVFPLDDNHLSLSDDVREQIELLQRQSRRSRLYVDSNDESLRVTLYSFLDGFENGEIPNSLALRSFFVEKLGIRDSKSCGSEIEFLEEQIANHDGDVEPTGSVINGFVAITRYCRFLLFGFEEEWRIKNNNNNPKKSKGDGEGFVTVPKDFICPISLDLMTDPVIISTGQTYDRTSIARWIEEGHCTCPKTGQMLVDSRIVPNRALKNLILQWCAASGVSYESEFVTDSLPNEGFVSGLPTKAAVEANRATVSILIEYLADGSEAAQTVAAREIRLLAKTGKENREFIAEAGAIPHLRRLLESENAVAQENSVTAMLNLSIYERNKSRIMEEEECLEAIVSVLVSGLTVEAQENAAATLFSLSAVHEYKKRIAMADQCVEALASLLRNGTPRGKKDAVTALYNLSTHPDNCGRMIEGGGVASLVGALKNEGVAEEAAGALALLVRQSVGAEAIGKEESAVTGLMGMMRCGTPRGKENAVAALLELCRRGGAAVAERVLRAPAIAGVLQTLLFTGTKRARRKAASLARVFQRREHAAMRAGGYGFVGDVNGNRDGGSFTTDVSVPMSISISVPVL from the exons ATGGCTACGGCAGCGATATTCTCATCTCTACGGCGAAGAAGGTCACCGTCTCTAGAAGCCTTCTTATCCCCCGTTGACCTCTCAGGCCTCCCTCTCGTCCAAACCCTAGCCGCGATCTCCACGGAAATCATCTCTTCTTTCAGCAGCACACGGTTCTCGTTCCAACGCAGAAACGCTCGTTCGCTCATCCGCAAGATCGAGATCTTCCTCGTCTTATTCGAATCCCTAACGGACTCTCGCTGGGGCTCGACCCCTTCCTCCTCGTCATCCTCCACAGCGTTGCTTTGTCTCAAGGAGCTCTATCTCCTCCTCTACAGATCCAAGATCCTCCTCGACTACGTCGCTCACTCAAGCAAGCTATGGCTCATCCTCCAAACCCAATCCATCTCCGGCTACTTCCACGATCTCAACCAAGAGATCTCGACTCTCCTCGACGTCTTCCCCCTCGACGACAATCATCTCAGCCTCAGCGACGACGTCAGGGAACAGATCGAGCTTCTCCAGCGCCAATCGAGAAGGTCGAGACTGTACGTCGACAGCAACGACGAGTCGTTACGCGTCACGCTCTACTCGTTCCTCGACGGATTCGAGAACGGAGAGATACCTAACTCGCTAGCTTTAAGATCGTTCTTCGTAGAGAAACTAGGGATCAGAGATTCGAAATCCTGCGGGAGCGAAATCGAGTTCTTGGAGGAACAGATCGCGAACCACGACGGAGATGTAGAGCCTACGGGTTCGGTTATCAACGGCTTCGTGGCCATCACGCGCTACTGTAGGTTCTTGCTGTTTGGATTCGAAGAAGAGTGgagaatcaaa aataataataataatccgAAGAAGAGTAAAGGAGACGGAGAGGGATTCGTAACAGTTCCAAAAGATTTTATTTGCCCGATCTCTCTAGATCTGATGACGGATCCTGTGATTATATCCACAGGGCAGACGTACGATCGTACCTCTATAGCTAGGTGGATCGAAGAAGGGCACTGTACTTGTCCCAAGACAGGGCAGATGCTTGTGGACTCTCGGATCGTACCTAACCGAGCTTTGAAGAATTTGATATTGCAGTGGTGCGCAGCGAGCGGGGTCTCTTACGAGTCTGAGTTTGTTACGGATTCTTTACCGAACGAGGGGTTTGTTTCTGGTCTTCCGACGAAAGCTGCGGTCGAGGCGAACAGAGCTACCGTTTCGATACTAATCGAGTATCTAGCGGACGGGTCTGAGGCCGCTCAGACCGTTGCGGCGAGGGAGATTCGTCTTTTGGCGAAAACCGGGAAGGAGAATCGGGAGTTTATCGCGGAGGCCGGGGCGATACCGCACTTGAGGAGGCTTCTCGAGTCGGAGAATGCTGTGGCTCAGGAGAACTCGGTGACGGCGATGCTTAACCTGTCGATTTACGAGAGGAACAAGAGTCGGAtcatggaggaggaggagtgtTTGGAGGCTATAGTGAGCGTTCTTGTGTCGGGTCTCACGGTGGAGGCGCAGGAGAACGCGGCGGCCACGTTGTTTAGTCTCTCCGCGGTGCACGAGTATAAGAAACGGATAGCGATGGCTGATCAGTGCGTCGAGGCGTTGGCGTCGCTGCTTCGGAACGGAACACCGAGAGGGAAGAAAGACGCGGTGACGGCGCTGTATAACTTATCGACGCATCCTGATAACTGCGGTAGAATGATCGAAGGAGGAGGAGTGGCGAGTCTCGTCGGAGCTTTGAAGAACGAAGGCGTGGCGGAGGAAGCAGCGGGGGCTTTGGCTTTGCTGGTGAGACAGTCTGTTGGAGCTGAGGCTATAGGGAAAGAGGAGTCAGCTGTGACGGGGCTCATGGGGATGATGAGATGCGGGACGCCTAGAGGGAAAGAAAACGCGGTGGCTGCGTTGCTTGAACTGTGTAGAAGAGGTGGAGCGGCTGTGGCGGAGAGAGTGTTGAGAGCACCTGCGATTGCGGGAGTGCTGCAGACGCTTTTGTTTACCGGGACGAAGCGGGCTAGACGGAAAGCGGCTTCGCTCGCTCGGGTTTTCCAGAGGCGGGAACATGCGGCGATGCGGGCAGGTGGTTATGGGTTTGTAGGGGATGTGAATGGGAATAGAGACGGCGGCAGTTTTACGACGGATGTCTCTGTTCCGATGTCAATCTCCATCTCCGTACCTGTATTGTGA
- the LOC108818648 gene encoding uncharacterized protein LOC108818648 isoform X1 — MPRVITNETYGCPPIRALTFDSLGLIKVTEARGKERGTPTVVNTWGEANASRCVLASSMDDRLTNPLLAVARKDGNVEVLNPCNGDLHFAYSVFGDDGSSSTEDDDEVSGLHLFRKQKDDQAAERSCRLLTCTKKGDVSLRTVKFRDARSDDSTDEAAPNTWKACGSGEVLVGKVDGSENFGLFGGKRVEVSIWDLEQCAKIWSAKSPPKDNLGIFTPTWFTCAAFLSNEDHRKFVTGTKSHQVRLYDVSAQRRPVLSFDFLETAITAVSEDPDGHTVYVGNASADLAAFDIRTGKLLGNFLGKCSGSIRSVVRHPHHQVIASCGLDRYLRVYDVKTRQLISAVFLKQHLTGLVFDSGFSGEEIAVANTVVEAETEEGMTIQEDDEEDNEDKTEEAPVKKKKPKKEKRSRDKVSEKGEEIDEVRSKKTRDHKKKTKKVKHTRED, encoded by the exons ATGCCTCGAGTCATCACCAACGAGACCTACGGTTGCCCTCCGATCCGAGCTTTAACCTTTGACTCTCTCGGCTTAATCAAAG TGACTGAAGCTCGAGGCAAAGAGAGAGGAACTCCAACTGTAGTCAACACATGGGGGGAGGCGAACGCATCCAGATGCGTTCTCGCCTCTTCCATGGATGATAGGCTTACTAACCCG CTTCTGGCTGTGGCAAGAAAAGACGGCAAC GTTGAGGTTCTTAATCCTTGTAATGGTGATCTTCACTTTGCATACTCTGTATTTGGTGATGACGGTTCTTCTTCAACTGAGGATGATGACGAAGTCTCTGGTTTGCACTTattcagaaaacaaaaagatgatCAGGCAGCAGAAAG ATCTTGCAGATTGCTTACATGCACGAAGAAGGGAGATGTGAGCCTCAGAACAGTTAAGTTTCGCGATGCACGTAGTGATGATTCTACGGATGAAGCTGCTCCCAATACTTGGAAAGCATGTGGTTCTGGTGAAGTGTTGGTTGGTAAAGTTGATGGGAGCGAGAACTTCGGCTTGTTTGGAGG GAAACGTGTTGAAGTCAGTATATGGGATCTTGAACAATGTGCTAAGATCTGGAGCGCCAAATCT CCTCCAAAAGACAATCTCGGGATCTTCACACCAACCTGGTTCACTTGTGCTGCCTTCTTGAGCAACGAAGACCATCGTAAATTTGTCACTGGAACAAAGTCTCACCAG GTTCGTCTTTACGATGTTTCTGCTCAGCGTAGACCGGTCCTGTCCTTTGATTTTCTTGAGACGGCTATTACAGCAGTCTCTGAAGATCCGGATGGTCATACTGTTTATGTCGGGAATGCTTCTGCTGACCTCGCTGCCTTTGATATACGAACAG GAAAGCTGTTGGGAAACTTTTTAGGGAAGTGTTCTGGAAGCATAAGATCTGTGGTTAGACATCCACATCATCAAGTGATAGCTTCTTGCG GGTTGGATCGATATTTACGAGTCTATGACGTGAAGACACGCCAGCTCATCTCTGCG GTTTTCTTGAAGCAGCATCTTACAGGTCTTGTATTCGACTCAGGCTTTAGTGGTGAAG AGATAGCTGTAGCAAACACAGTGGTTGAGGCTGAAACAGAGGAGGGAATGACGATCcaggaagatgatgaagaagataatgaagatAAAACAGAGGAGGCTCCTGTGAAGAAAAAGAagccaaagaaagaaaaacgaAGTAGAGATAAAGTCTCAGAGAAGGGTGAAGAGATAGACGAGGTAAGAAGCAAGAAGACACGAGACCACAAGAAGAAAACCAAGAAAGTAAAACACACTCGAGAAGactaa
- the LOC108818645 gene encoding ER lumen protein-retaining receptor A, with the protein MNIFRFAGDMTHLISILILLLKIYATKSCAGISLKTQELYALVFLTRYMDLVTDYVSLYNTVMKIVFIVSSLAIVWCMRRHPLVRRSYDKDLDTFRHQYVVLACFVLALVLNEKFTFQEVFWAFSIYLEAVAILPQLVLLQRSGNVDNLTGQYVLFLGAYRGLYIINWIYRYFTEDHFTRWIACVSGLVQTALYADFFYYYYLSWKTNTKLKLPA; encoded by the exons ATGAATATCTTCAGATTCGCTGGCGATATGACTCACTTGATCAGTATCTTAATCCTTCTTCTCAAAATCTACGCCACCAAATCTTGCGCCG GAATCTCTCTCAAGACTCAGGAGCTATACGCGCTTGTGTTCTTGACTCGTTACATGGATCTCGTCACGGACTATGTGTCTCTCTACAACACCGTGATGAAGATCGTCTTCATTGTCAGCTCTTTGGCTATCGTTTGGTGTATGCGTAGGCATCCGTTGGTGCGGAGGTCGTACGATAAGGATCTTGACACGTTTCGTCATCAGTACGTTGTGTTGGCATGCTTTGTTTTGGCACTTGTCCTGAATGAGAAATTCACATTTCAAGAG GTGTTCTGGGCCTTTTCTATATACTTGGAGGCAGTTGCTATCCTTCCCCAGTTGGTTCTGCTACAGAGAAGTGGGAATGTGGACAATTTGACTGGACAATATGTTCTCTTTCTTGG GGCGTATCGTGGACTATATATCATCAACTGGATCTATCGTTATTTCACAGAAGATCATTTCACTAGATGGATCG CTTGTGTCTCCGGTCTTGTCCAAACAGCTCTCTATGCGGATTTCTTCTACTACTACTACTTAAG CTGGAAAACCAACACCAAGCTTAAGCTTCCGGCTTGA